The Planctellipticum variicoloris DNA window TGTCGGTGCGGGGCAACCGGGTCACGCTCGGGATCGCCGCCCCGCTGGAAACCTCGATCCGCCGCGTCCCAACGACCACGCTGAAAGCCCCGGCGCCGCGTCGGGAGCTTGAGCTGGCCGGTTCCGTCAACTGAATTCTGGATCCCAGCGGGCCTCGGCCCGAAGGTTCCCGGAGGGTGATCGTCGCCGTCCGGATTTCCGAATGCCCCGAACGGAGAGACAGACCATGACATCAGCAGTCACCAAGCCGAAAAAAGAAACCGGCGAGAAGACGACTCTGTCGCGAGAACCCCTGCAGGGTCTGGGCTTCCCCGCCCTCAATCGCATGCGACAGGAATTCGACGAACTCTGGAACAAGCTCTTCCACGACGTCCCCGCAATCTGGAACGCCGAACGCTTCGACCTGCGCTGGTCGTTCGACATCGAAGATCAGCCGGAAGCCTACGTGATCAATGCCGAAGCCCCCGGCTTCGAAGCCGGCGACTTCAACGTCGAGCTCCGCGGCGACAATCTGGTCCTGCAGGCTCGCCACGAAGAGAAGAAGAAAGGCGCCAAGGACGACGAGTCGTTCTCTACCAGCGAGTTCTACCGCTCGATGACCCTGCCGCCGTTCGTCGATGCAAAGCACATCGACGCCACGTACAAGAACGGCGTGCTGCAGGTCACCCTCCCCAAAACCGCCGAAGGCAAAGGCCGCAAAATCCCCGTTCAGGGCTAACCGGCACGGCCGGCTTCTGCCGACTCAGAGATGGGTTGGACGTGGATGCCGCATTCGGCGGCGTTGACAGGAATGGGAGAGTCAATCTGGGCGGCGCGTCCCTGAGTCTTCGAAGGGCGTGTCTTCGTCGCCTGAAGACCACGCCCTTCGCAAAGCCTCTGGGGCATGCCCCCCGAATTGACGGAGAGATCTCTGTCAGGAACTACAGCGCGTCGCACAAGGCCAGCGCCAGGACCGGGAACGCTGTGCCGCTGTAGGTGATGAAGTGCCAGGTGTCGGTGTTCAGCGAGCGGGTCCACCAGCGACCTGACTCCTGCTGATGGGTGCGGAGCCACTTCACCCCCTGCTGCAGCCGGGGATCGCTGGCCGGGACGCCCGACTGCCGCAGCACGATGATCGCCAGGCCCGTCTGATGGCCGTCGCTGGGCGGATCGGCAAATTCCGGCTCCCCCTTGAGCTTCTCGGCTCGATTGCCGCTCCCCCAGGTTTCCGGCGTGGCAAATGTCCGGATCGACCAGCCGCCGTCGGCCCGCTGGTGCTTCCAGAGCATGTCGACGAGCTGCTGACGTTGGTCGTCCGCCAGCAGGTCCGGCAGCCGGGTCGACGTCCAGAGCAGGAGCGTGCGGCCATAGTCGTGCGGCGGCGTCTGGGTCCGCAAGTAGTTCTTCAGTTTCTCGACGCGCGCCAGCAGCGCTTCGTCCTTGATGGTCGCCAGCCAGCCGGGGGCCGCGGCCATCGCCATCGCGGCGACGGTCGCTTCGTGAAAGGCGTCGGACTCGTAGGGCGGCCAGCAGTCGAGCGTTCCCCACGTCCCGCTGTCGAGCTGAATCGCAAACATCAGCTTGAGCGCCTGGTCGGTTTCGGGCGACAGCGTCTTCGACACGTGCGCATCCCACTCGGCCAGTCCCGCGGCGGTATAGATCACCTGAGCCGGCTTCGTCGACTTTTTCAGATCGCGCAGTTCGACTTTCGCCAGCTCGGCGAGCTGAGCGACAAAGTGGTCCCGCATCGCCTCTGGCGGCGCACCAAGCTGCGGCGTGAGAGCCGGGCGGACCGTCATATAGGTCCCGTTGGTGTGGCAACTGACGCATTTCCGCGCCCCGTTCCAGGCAGCAGCCCCCTGGTCGAGATAACGCAGCGCATGTTCGACGGAGACTTCGCTGCGGACCGGTTCCGCCGCCGAGGCCTGCGGAATCCTGATGTCGCCGAACTCGTACTGAGGTTTGTCCTCAGCGCGGGTCACTGCCGACGGGATAGAGAAAAGAGCCGCAAGAATCAGCAGACCGCGAGTCGGCATGACGGCTACTCCAGACAAGAGTAATTACATATTGGCAAGCATTGATGAGATCGTAACGCGAAGCGTTGCTTCGAGCGAGGAAAGATTTGACGAGGCCGAGATCGGCCCTGGAAATCGGACATGGATCCTTCATCCCAGTTGTTTGATCGAGAATTCCCGCAAGTTCGAATCGTCACGTAAGTGATTTCTCAGTAATTGGTTGCAGTGTTTTCGACTGGCCGCGCTGACAAAAATGCCGTCGCCTCATCGAACATTCGCACACCATTCATTTAATCCACAGCATCTCTCCTAAACTCCCTGTAATCCGCATAACCGCGATCGGCGATTCGAAGATTCGCTGGTCGCCATCCACGTTCCTCCGGATTTCAGGGATTTCGTCGTGAACTGTTACCTCCGAAAACTCTCTTCGCTGCTCGTCGTCGGGGCGGGCCTCATCAGCTCCGCCGACGCGGCTCCGCTGGTCATCGATGACTTCGATGGCGGCTCGGACGCACGTCTGCAATCGTTTTCCATCTCGCCGACCACGGGCAGCCCTCACTTCCCGAACGGCATCTTCGATGTCTTTGGCGTGACCGACCGAACTGTGAATTTCGACTTCGCCGACGACTCGGCGGGTTCGTTTCCGGCAGATCGCTTCGGGGTCGTTCCAACGGCAAAGACAGACAAATTCTTCGGCGTCGAAGATCTCCTGAACCCGGACCAGCCGGGGGGACGGGGCACCGCAACCTGGACGTTCGACATCGCCGGACTGACCAACCTGTCGCTGCAGATTCTCTTCAGCGCGATGGGCGACTTCGAAGCTGGCGATAACAGCCACATTTTCGAAGTTGCAATCGACGGCGGCGGATTCTCGACGATCTTCAACATCAATGGGGACAACAACGACACCTTCGGGTATACGATGGAAGGCGGATTCGTCGTTAACCTGGCCGATCCGCTGAAGCTCACCGACGATCTCGGGACGCGGATCATCGACAACTCGTTCACCACCCTCGGGACCTCCGCAATCCTCGGAACAGGCAATCTGCTCACCCTCCGCTACACGGCCGGTACGAACGACGGCGGTTCCGAAGTGTTTGCGTTCGACAATATCATCCTGAATGCCGACCCTGTTGGCGGAGGCGGACCGGTCGTTCCCGAACCGACTTCCCTGGCGCTCGCAGCGATCGGCGTGCTCGCGGCATTTGCCCGGCGCGCCGTCAAGCGGAGCAAGTAGGCTGCGCAACGACATTATCTGACGCCAGAACAGGGCCGTCGTGCAGTCGCATGCGGCCCTGTTCTCGTTCTGCTCGCCATATCGCGATCACTTGCAGACAGAGACTGCCGATGAGTCGTTGGCCAGAGTGACGATTCCTTGCAAAAATCTCCTTGCCCGGCTCCCCTCGGTCCGATAGCCTTAACAGATGTCGAGTTCCGAGGAGCCCCTCTCATGATCGATTCGCCCCTTTCCGTGCGGCTGCTGTCCTCCGTCCGCCGCCGGCTGTTTCTCGCCGCGCTGGGCCGCTGCTGGTATCGCTCGCTGCTTGTTCTCTGCGCGGTGTATGCCGCAGGACTGCTCGTGGCGCGTCTGACCGGTTACGGGCCGCAGCTCTTCACGTGGTGGTCCCTGCTGATCCTGCCGGCTTTAGCGCTGCTGGCGGCGTTCGTCCTGCTCCGTCGGCCGACGGCCGTGGATGCCGCCCGGGCGGTCGATGGCTGGGCGGGAACCAAGGATCTCTACCTGACGTTATCGATGCTCAAGACCTCGGCGGGAGAGTATCAGCCTCTCGTGCTGCTGGCCGCCGAGCAGCGGGCGGGGTCGGTCTCGCCGCAGAAAGTGCTGCCGTTTGCGTGGCAGAAGAAGTACTGGAATCTGCTCTGGGCGCCCGCGGTCGTCGTGCTCGGCTGGGTTTTCCTCCCGCAGCTCGATCCATTCCAGAAGCTCGCGCAGGCCAACGTCATCGAACAGCGCAAGGTCCGCCTCGACGATTCCAAGAAAGCCACCGCGCTGCGCCTGGCCGAAGTTCGCAAGCAGGCCGAGGAACGGGAAGAGTCCGACCCGACCGAGGGCGCCCTCAAAGACCTGCAGTTCGCGTTCAACAAGACCAAGCCGAAGGAAAAGAAGGAAAACCTGCAGGCGCTGATGGCCGAGCAGAAGAAGCTGGGCGAGATGTGGCGTGGCCTCAGCGAGAGCAAGCTGAAAGAGTTCCTCAAAAACAGCGACTCTCTCTCCGACCAGCAGTTCGGCATGGCCAGCGACGAAGAGCTGCGCAAGATGATGGAGGATCTGAAGAACGGGTCCGCAGAAAGTCTCAAGCGCGAA harbors:
- a CDS encoding carbon storage regulator encodes the protein MLVLTRKINERIVIGDGIEVVVLSVRGNRVTLGIAAPLETSIRRVPTTTLKAPAPRRELELAGSVN
- a CDS encoding Hsp20/alpha crystallin family protein, whose translation is MTSAVTKPKKETGEKTTLSREPLQGLGFPALNRMRQEFDELWNKLFHDVPAIWNAERFDLRWSFDIEDQPEAYVINAEAPGFEAGDFNVELRGDNLVLQARHEEKKKGAKDDESFSTSEFYRSMTLPPFVDAKHIDATYKNGVLQVTLPKTAEGKGRKIPVQG
- a CDS encoding PEP-CTERM sorting domain-containing protein, with product MNCYLRKLSSLLVVGAGLISSADAAPLVIDDFDGGSDARLQSFSISPTTGSPHFPNGIFDVFGVTDRTVNFDFADDSAGSFPADRFGVVPTAKTDKFFGVEDLLNPDQPGGRGTATWTFDIAGLTNLSLQILFSAMGDFEAGDNSHIFEVAIDGGGFSTIFNINGDNNDTFGYTMEGGFVVNLADPLKLTDDLGTRIIDNSFTTLGTSAILGTGNLLTLRYTAGTNDGGSEVFAFDNIILNADPVGGGGPVVPEPTSLALAAIGVLAAFARRAVKRSK